In a genomic window of Vicinamibacterales bacterium:
- a CDS encoding PadR family transcriptional regulator yields the protein MSPAAEVPYGTLDLMVLKTLEGLGPLHGYGIARRIEQVAEGELALNQGTIYPALLRLEQKGWIKSAWGTSENNRRARFYSITAAGRRQLVAEADLWTRTVAMVSRLLAQE from the coding sequence GTGAGTCCTGCCGCTGAAGTGCCGTACGGCACCCTCGATCTGATGGTGCTCAAGACGCTCGAGGGCCTCGGGCCGCTCCACGGCTACGGCATCGCGCGCCGCATCGAGCAGGTCGCCGAGGGGGAGCTCGCGCTGAATCAGGGCACGATCTACCCGGCGCTGCTACGTCTCGAGCAGAAGGGCTGGATCAAGAGCGCCTGGGGCACGAGCGAGAACAATCGGCGCGCCCGGTTCTACAGCATCACAGCGGCCGGTCGCCGGCAGCTCGTCGCCGAGGCCGATCTGTGGACCCGCACCGTTGCGATGGTCTCGCGGCTCTTGGCGCAGGAGTGA
- a CDS encoding ABC transporter ATP-binding protein translates to MLTTQGLRKSYGGVQALRDLSFTADPGRVIGLLGPNGSGKSTTINLLTGLLRPSAGTVTWRGVDIHHQLLAYQALLGYVPEEPRLYAYLTAVEYLQLVGGLRDLDDAVITRRTERYLELFGLESDRHSPLSTFSKGMRQKILIAGALLHDPQVVIFDEPCSGLDVASTLILRSIVRSLAAAGKTIVYSSHVLDMVEKVCTDVIILHHGEVVAQDSVERLRELSRVASLEAVFAKLAVDDNVDAVGQAIAAVGTQ, encoded by the coding sequence ATGCTGACCACCCAAGGCCTGCGCAAGAGCTACGGAGGCGTGCAGGCCCTGCGCGACCTGAGCTTCACCGCCGATCCCGGGCGGGTCATCGGTCTCCTCGGCCCCAACGGTTCCGGCAAGTCCACGACCATCAACCTGCTCACCGGCCTGCTCCGCCCCAGCGCCGGCACCGTCACGTGGCGCGGTGTGGACATCCACCACCAGCTGCTGGCCTACCAGGCGCTGCTCGGCTACGTGCCCGAGGAGCCCCGCCTGTACGCGTATCTCACCGCCGTCGAGTACCTGCAACTCGTGGGGGGGCTTCGCGATCTCGATGACGCCGTCATCACGCGACGGACCGAGAGGTACTTGGAGCTGTTCGGCCTCGAGAGCGACCGCCATTCTCCGCTCTCGACCTTCTCGAAGGGCATGCGCCAGAAGATCCTGATCGCGGGGGCACTACTTCACGATCCGCAGGTCGTGATCTTCGATGAGCCGTGCTCAGGTCTGGATGTCGCGTCGACCCTGATCCTACGCAGCATCGTGCGCAGCCTCGCGGCGGCGGGCAAGACGATCGTCTACAGCTCGCACGTGCTCGACATGGTGGAGAAGGTCTGCACCGACGTCATCATCCTGCACCACGGTGAGGTCGTCGCGCAGGATTCGGTCGAACGGCTGCGGGAGCTGTCGCGTGTGGCGTCGCTCGAAGCGGTGTTCGCGAAACTGGCCGTCGACGACAACGTCGACGCTGTTGGCCAGGCCATTGCGGCGGTGGGTACCCAATGA
- a CDS encoding ABC transporter permease yields MHTLRVLLSRLLDILLSGRRDRRVREELQQHLDLLTEEHLRRGLSRTEAELAARRSFGGVDQVMASYRDQRGWPWLSRLTEDAQFSVRQVWRDGGFSVTAVAVLALGLGVSHLFLTLTYAHTMRGLPMPSVERVMFVSTVGQKGQAQGLSYPEFRELEALPTFQTLAAFSNTQVTLGGEGEVPDRVEAAYTSAGGFEIAGATPLHGRLLTADDDRVGAAPTMVLTARVWRDRYATSPDVLGRTALVGGQATTIVGVVPDASGFPSAAAVFLPLASRPDLTSAPRDARNLRVFGRLADGVQAADATAAVLAQGSQWEASYPDANRGVRAVAVPINERYNGPIQGWLPFMLAGLIVVAVAGANVGNLLLTHGSARAREIAIRTALGASRGRVVRQLLLESAVMAVGACVLGLVVSRVALAGYRAAVPDGILPYWNDYSLDGAVFLGLAVLGVAVSAGCALVPAWLVSRTEAASVLKDGGRTETSRPSRGWAATVFLAVELALAIVLLTQVGAATVNALAHDVPTDRLLDDTAVLTGALTLPASGETAGEQRRQFLERALGQATAMPGVTAVAVSSHLPLGGASGRRLVVAERPGAADDAGAPINAIDVGPGYFEVLRLPVTRGRPFTAVDARPGAATVVVNQRLADMYFPDIEPVGRRIAVRPDATSTVAPEWRTIVGVVANLRQRPIPEVQPIAYVPMDGTPPTTAWLLMRSATDAAGLASPVREALRQIDPTVPLSNPRTLAAATRDLTWANRISARLASVVCGATFILATVGLYAVVAHRAAQRRREIGLRVVFGARTVALVALVTGHVLAAVLLGMVGGLAGAVAWDRAFAPARQGGLRVADPLVLIVAFGVLALVVGLGCALPIRGALAASPADLLRDE; encoded by the coding sequence ATGCACACCCTGCGAGTTCTGCTCTCGCGACTGCTGGACATCCTTCTGAGTGGCCGGCGCGACCGGCGCGTTCGTGAAGAGCTTCAGCAGCACCTCGACCTGCTGACCGAAGAGCACCTGCGGCGCGGCCTGTCACGCACCGAGGCAGAGCTCGCCGCTCGCAGAAGCTTCGGCGGCGTCGACCAGGTGATGGCGAGCTACCGCGATCAGCGTGGCTGGCCTTGGCTGAGCCGCTTGACAGAGGACGCCCAGTTCTCGGTGCGGCAGGTGTGGCGCGACGGCGGCTTCTCCGTCACGGCGGTCGCGGTGCTGGCGTTGGGCCTCGGTGTGAGTCACCTGTTCCTCACGCTGACCTATGCGCACACCATGCGCGGCCTGCCGATGCCGTCGGTGGAGCGCGTAATGTTCGTGTCCACCGTCGGCCAGAAGGGGCAGGCCCAGGGGCTGTCGTACCCCGAGTTCCGCGAACTCGAGGCCCTGCCGACGTTCCAGACGCTGGCGGCGTTCTCGAACACGCAGGTGACCCTTGGCGGGGAAGGCGAGGTGCCGGATCGCGTCGAGGCCGCGTACACGTCAGCGGGCGGCTTCGAGATCGCCGGGGCCACACCCTTGCACGGACGACTGCTGACGGCTGATGACGATCGTGTCGGCGCCGCTCCGACGATGGTGCTGACGGCGCGCGTGTGGCGCGATCGCTATGCGACGAGTCCGGACGTCCTCGGACGAACGGCCCTCGTCGGCGGCCAGGCGACCACCATTGTCGGCGTGGTGCCGGACGCGTCTGGCTTCCCGAGTGCGGCCGCCGTCTTCCTGCCGCTCGCCTCCCGTCCCGACCTCACGAGCGCGCCGCGGGATGCGCGCAACCTGCGCGTCTTCGGCAGGCTTGCTGACGGCGTGCAAGCCGCGGATGCCACGGCGGCGGTGCTGGCGCAGGGCTCCCAGTGGGAGGCATCCTACCCAGACGCGAATCGCGGCGTGAGGGCCGTCGCCGTGCCGATCAACGAGCGGTACAACGGGCCGATCCAGGGATGGCTGCCGTTCATGCTCGCCGGGCTGATCGTGGTGGCGGTCGCTGGCGCGAACGTCGGCAACCTGCTGTTGACGCACGGCAGTGCACGAGCACGCGAGATTGCGATCCGGACCGCCCTGGGGGCCAGCCGCGGCCGCGTGGTCCGACAGCTTCTGCTCGAGAGCGCCGTCATGGCGGTCGGCGCCTGCGTGCTTGGGCTCGTCGTCTCCCGCGTGGCTCTGGCCGGCTACCGGGCGGCTGTGCCCGACGGGATCCTGCCGTACTGGAACGACTACTCACTCGACGGCGCCGTGTTTCTTGGGCTCGCCGTGCTTGGCGTCGCGGTCTCCGCCGGATGCGCGCTGGTGCCCGCGTGGCTGGTCTCCCGTACCGAGGCCGCCTCGGTGCTCAAGGATGGTGGGCGCACAGAAACATCGCGGCCCAGCCGGGGATGGGCCGCCACCGTCTTTCTCGCCGTGGAGCTCGCGCTCGCGATCGTGCTGCTCACGCAAGTCGGCGCGGCGACCGTGAACGCGCTCGCCCACGACGTGCCCACGGACCGACTGCTCGACGACACCGCCGTGCTGACGGGCGCGTTGACACTGCCAGCCTCGGGTGAGACGGCAGGTGAGCAACGGCGCCAGTTCCTTGAGCGCGCGCTCGGGCAAGCCACGGCCATGCCCGGCGTGACCGCGGTGGCCGTGAGCAGTCACCTTCCACTCGGCGGGGCATCGGGGAGACGGCTGGTAGTTGCCGAGCGACCGGGCGCCGCCGACGACGCGGGGGCGCCGATCAACGCGATCGACGTGGGGCCTGGCTACTTCGAGGTCCTGCGCCTGCCCGTCACCCGCGGGCGGCCGTTCACGGCGGTCGACGCCCGTCCGGGAGCGGCCACGGTGGTCGTGAACCAGCGGCTCGCCGACATGTATTTCCCAGACATCGAGCCGGTCGGGCGACGGATCGCGGTTCGACCAGACGCCACATCCACGGTCGCGCCGGAGTGGCGAACCATCGTTGGTGTGGTGGCGAACCTGCGCCAGCGTCCGATTCCCGAGGTGCAGCCGATCGCCTACGTTCCCATGGACGGGACACCGCCCACGACGGCGTGGCTCCTGATGAGGTCCGCGACGGACGCCGCGGGCCTTGCGTCCCCCGTGCGCGAAGCGCTGCGGCAGATCGACCCGACCGTTCCCTTGTCGAACCCGCGCACCCTGGCAGCCGCCACACGCGATCTCACGTGGGCCAATCGCATCAGCGCCCGACTCGCGTCGGTCGTGTGTGGGGCCACGTTCATCCTGGCGACGGTCGGCCTCTACGCCGTGGTGGCGCATCGTGCGGCCCAGCGACGGCGAGAGATCGGCCTTCGGGTCGTGTTCGGCGCGCGGACGGTCGCCCTCGTCGCGCTCGTCACGGGGCACGTGCTAGCGGCGGTGCTCCTGGGGATGGTCGGCGGATTGGCGGGAGCCGTCGCGTGGGATCGGGCATTCGCGCCGGCGCGGCAGGGCGGCCTGCGTGTCGCCGATCCGTTGGTGCTTATCGTGGCGTTCGGCGTGCTGGCGCTGGTGGTCGGGCTCGGTTGCGCGTTGCCCATCCGCGGGGCCCTCGCCGCTTCCCCTGCCGACTTGCTTCGGGACGAGTAG
- a CDS encoding type II toxin-antitoxin system HigB family toxin, with product MRIIAKKALRDFWGRHPDAEGPLLAWYREAEAESWDSPAKVKQKYGSASIVANNRVVFNIKGNTYRLVVKVNYGVRIVFIRFVGTHAEYDRINVEDI from the coding sequence ATGCGGATCATTGCCAAGAAAGCTCTCCGAGACTTCTGGGGGCGTCATCCAGATGCCGAGGGGCCGCTTCTGGCCTGGTACCGCGAGGCCGAAGCTGAGAGCTGGGATTCCCCGGCAAAGGTCAAGCAGAAGTACGGAAGTGCCAGCATCGTGGCGAACAACCGCGTTGTCTTCAATATCAAAGGGAATACCTACCGGCTCGTGGTGAAGGTTAACTACGGTGTTCGGATCGTGTTCATCAGGTTCGTAGGCACTCACGCCGAGTACGACCGCATAAACGTGGAGGACATCTGA
- a CDS encoding IS3 family transposase (programmed frameshift), producing MRKSKFSETQIVGILKDAESGVPVAELLRKHGVSKATFFKWRSKYGGASVSDVKRLRELEAENAKLKRMYADLALENTAIKDGVEPKVVRPSARRQVVEALVQDHQLPVLRACRVVRLSRTAYYEPPVAASRRDAPVIAALTDAVTRYPRWGFWKLFDRLRTEGRSWNHKRVHRVYCALRLNLPRRTTRRVPRRIRQPLTAPPVLNHTWALDFMTETLYDGRRVRLFPVLDEGNREGLDIAMGVSLPSRRIVRVLNELVALHGPPAAVRVDNGPEFTAQPFVDWAAEHRVVILYIQPGKPDQNAYIERFNRSYRTEVLNAHLFESLAELRAATDAWLQIYNRERPHDSLGRVPPLTFLPRPTTAGQSLFELST from the exons ATGCGGAAGTCGAAGTTCAGCGAGACGCAGATCGTCGGGATTCTCAAGGACGCGGAGAGCGGCGTACCCGTCGCCGAGCTGCTCCGCAAGCACGGCGTCAGCAAAGCGACGTTCTTCAAGTGGCGGAGCAAGTATGGGGGCGCGTCGGTGTCAGACGTGAAGCGTCTCCGCGAGCTCGAGGCAGAGAACGCCAAGTTGAAGCGGATGTACGCCGACCTGGCCCTGGAGAATACCGCGATCAAGGATG GTGTTGAACCGAAAGTGGTGAGGCCGTCTGCGAGGCGACAGGTCGTGGAGGCGCTGGTGCAGGACCACCAGCTGCCGGTCCTGCGGGCCTGTCGCGTGGTGAGGCTCTCGCGGACGGCGTATTACGAGCCTCCCGTGGCGGCCAGTCGACGCGATGCCCCGGTGATTGCGGCGCTGACCGACGCGGTGACACGGTATCCCCGCTGGGGCTTCTGGAAGCTGTTCGATCGGCTGCGGACCGAGGGACGGTCCTGGAACCATAAGCGCGTCCATCGCGTGTACTGTGCGCTGCGGCTGAATCTGCCGCGACGGACCACGCGACGGGTACCCCGGCGCATCCGTCAACCGCTGACCGCGCCGCCCGTCCTCAACCACACGTGGGCCCTGGACTTCATGACCGAGACGCTGTACGACGGTCGCCGCGTGCGGCTGTTCCCAGTGCTCGATGAGGGGAATCGCGAAGGGCTCGACATCGCGATGGGAGTGTCCCTGCCGAGCCGGCGCATCGTGCGCGTGCTGAACGAGCTCGTCGCCCTCCACGGCCCGCCCGCCGCCGTCCGCGTCGACAATGGCCCGGAGTTCACCGCGCAGCCGTTCGTCGACTGGGCGGCCGAGCACCGCGTCGTCATCCTGTACATCCAGCCGGGCAAGCCAGACCAGAACGCGTACATCGAACGCTTCAACCGCAGCTACCGGACGGAGGTCCTCAACGCCCACTTGTTCGAGTCCCTCGCCGAGCTGCGCGCCGCCACCGACGCCTGGCTACAGATCTACAACCGCGAGCGGCCCCACGACAGCCTCGGCCGGGTGCCGCCGCTCACGTTCCTGCCGAGGCCCACGACGGCCGGCCAGTCTCTCTTTGAACTGTCCACTTGA